A DNA window from Chitinibacter fontanus contains the following coding sequences:
- a CDS encoding dihydroneopterin aldolase has translation MDIIYLQQVRADTVIGWYDWERTQSQAVELDLEIGLPSARACVSDDLVDTIDYDKVVKHLRAVMAEKHFLLIEALAEHIAHILLHDFGAPWIKVSVTKLNILQDVGRVGVTIERGHRGS, from the coding sequence ATGGACATTATTTATTTGCAGCAAGTGCGCGCCGATACGGTGATTGGCTGGTATGACTGGGAGCGCACCCAGTCGCAGGCGGTAGAGCTGGACTTGGAAATCGGCCTGCCGTCGGCACGCGCCTGTGTGAGCGATGATTTGGTCGATACCATCGACTACGACAAAGTCGTTAAGCATTTGCGCGCGGTAATGGCCGAAAAGCATTTTTTGCTGATCGAGGCCTTGGCCGAGCATATCGCCCACATTCTGCTCCATGATTTTGGCGCACCTTGGATCAAGGTGTCGGTGACCAAACTGAATATCTTGCAAGACGTTGGGCGCGTTGGTGTCACGATTGAGCGTGGGCATCGCGGTAGCTAA